The stretch of DNA tatatatatatatatatatatatataaaagtacaaAGGAGGAAAGTACAAGTCCAACAAAAGTATGGTTTCTTTTAAAGCCTttatcataaatatatttatctaCAATATTCATCAAGAATCCAGAGAATTATAGCAAAAGAGAGTCGTATTGTTACCAATTATGTTTGGTGGAAGTGAGCATTATGAGCATATAAAATTACGTTCTATTTCCAGGTCGAAAGAAACAACTGCAGGAACAAGCAAAAGCAATTTGATTGAAATCACAAAACTTTTTAATGGGTGTACTTACCGCGGAACATGAAACAATCGATCCCGCAGCTAATATCCTGCGTTTTACATTTGGGTCAGTGAGTGCATTTGTTAATAGTCTCCTTCTGTGTCTTCCATCTGCCTCTTCTTCTGTCTCTGTATCTGTTTTCCTTGAGCATGGCAACATGGTATCTGCAACTTTGTACGGTACGCAGATTTTGACAATGTACTTCTGCCCAAAGGTCAGTAGCAAAGAGATAAAACCCAGAATCATCAGCTCTGCAAAGCCAACACAGTCAAATTAGTGTCAGTGGCTTTAGCTAAATGTATGTGCAGCAAACTCATATATGTGCCTGCCTCACGGCAATTTCAGAAATCATGGAAATGAATGAGAACAGACTTCATAATGAAATAGAATACACGTTTGTGCatacaaaataaatatttatgttaCCAGCCTTAATCTTCTCGAGAGCTTCAAATAGTGCCTTTTTGTGCTTCTCAGTCAGCCACTGAAAACATAGTTCACACAGTAGTGGGACATCAGAATGTCATCTTGTGGAGCGCAGCAGCAAAACGTAAGAAAACAAGAAACACACACACACTTGATGCAACAAAACACACTATAATCTGGCTGGAGTGTCTGAGTAAAAACACAACAAAATTTCAACTCCCGAATTCAAGTGCAGAGAAACTTAAAAGCATCGCTTGAGGTTTGTCGGCGTTCTTCTTTTCATGTGTTTTTTCAAAGCATAATCGCACACGTAGACAAGAGAAAGGTCGTTCTTGAAGTTTCGTGATCTCCAAAATGTGATCTTTTAGTGAACTTTTTCCTTCCAATTTTACGGGTTAGGAGACCAAGTTCACAACCCCCGATCACTGACCTTGCAGAGCTCAAAATAAGGTCAAAGACAAGGTAAAACACATCAAACGGTTCTTGAGTACTTCCTCGAGATACGTCCTTCGGATCCCAACTCCGCTCCAAAACTAAGCTCAATTCTTGAACATAAAACCCATCAAACACCATAAAAGAAAAAGGCATAATCTTCAAGAAATATTGGAGAAGTTTCTTGGATACAGTATACTACCTTTCGGTCCCTGTTCCGCTCCGGCAGCCTCGAAACAGCCGAAAAGAATAACCATCTCCCAGAACCCAAAACCCATGAAAACAATAAAACTGAAAAGGAAACTATCTCTTGGGTAATTCTCCGACACATCACCTTTTGATCGTTGTTCCACACTCCAAAACCAAGCGTACAAAGGCGAGCAAGTCCGAATCGTTCACAAAACACCGTCTCCCGGAACCCAAAACCCCATCAAAACATGgaaagaataagaaagaaagaaagaaagaagcaagATTTCTTCATCGTTTACCTCCCCGAAGCGATGGAGGCCCTTCTCCAACAATATGGAGATGACGACGATGACGGCGCACACGACGGCGACCGCCCACGTCGGTGTCTGGTCGAGCTCTCTCGAGTTCCCGCCTCCGCCTCCGGCCATCCCTTGACAACCCCTGAACTCTCTTCTTTATTCGAATCCACTGCCTTCGGAGAAACGCTGGGCCTGCGACGAATCCCCTAGGCGAGCTTTATAGGAAGGCGGGAATCGGAATCGGAAGGAAGACTCGCAACGAGACATGGCTTGGCTTCCTCGCTTGTCCTCGTTCGAGAGCTCGGACTACGTGACATTCCCGCAAAAGCAAAGGGCATAAGATGACGTCACCTCATGGGACCCAAAGGCGGGTGGGGTCCACTTGAGAGTGAACTATTGGACGGTGATCCTTTGTTCTTTTCCCCCAGGGTGACCAAGAAGTCAACATGTCAACAAACGGTCaacaaagctctctctctctctctctctctctctctctctctctctgcccttTCCTTTACGGTGTTCAGGATGGATGATGGGAGAATTAATGCGGACCACTAAGGACTCACTTGTTGACTCCGCACCTCCCACAGTCGAGATGTAAACCAACGACCAAGAAAAGCACTATGGGACGAGACTGATTGAGTTAATTTACTCACATGTAGTAGAAAGATTATAATACTCCTAAAGAGAATTCTTTTGATTTATATGAAAGGATATATAAAAAGATTTATGCATCAATTAGTATTAACTTAACTCATGAAAgcttataatttttatatgataaaaaaattattttaatatgatGCATGGATATAGTAGTGAATGTTAAACcattcaaatttatttatttttagattattatATTGATATCAAGATTTTCTACCCAGCGCAAGTAGAGAGTTTTGATtgagttgattttttttcttgcatTAATATCGTATCCGCATGGCATAAAATGAGTTTTGATTGATGGAAAGTATATTTCTTATAAGGTTATTTACTCTCAAATTGATCGAGGAGTATGAGAACCAATAATTCGTAAGTCCGTtagatttcttttatttttaaaaatattttttataattcatatatttcgaaCGGATAAAATCATACGAATTCGTGAGCACATAAACAAATGGGCTTCAAGGCGGGCCAATTGCAGCACAATGGCCTTCACCTGTGTGGGCTTTGGCCTTCGCAATAATAAAGCCCTAGAAATTTCCATCGGCTACCACAGCGCCCACGCCCAGATTCTTCCCCCTTCCCCTCTGCGGCCATGCGATCCAGAGGCCACACCGCCCCCACCCCCGCGCCTTGCTCACCACCGTTGTCCCACTCCTCCGACTCTGCGACAAAGGGTCACGTTTACAAGAGATGCAAACCCCCAACCCACCACCCCCTTCGAATCTGTTCGACCCTGTTTTGGTCAGATGGGCCGTTACTCCTCCGAAGCTGGGCCCTTGACATTGAAGGGCAAGATCCGGTCGATAAGAGGTGTGCTGGTGGTGTCAACGGCATGGACATGAGCTCGGCTACCACGGAAATGAAGGCTGAGAAATGTGTGGTTCCTCGCTCGAGAATTGATCTCAGACATGAACTCCGTATCTCCAACAGAGTGCCTTTTGGAGCCACACATACGCTGCCCAACCACACTTCACTTTGGAGACCACACAGAAAATGAGTGATGCCGATGACTCGTTAAGGCACTGGACATGTATTAGTTTGTCATTAAGAATCCTTCTGCTCTTTAGTTGCAGCAATGGCCAGCCATGCAGCTCTTGCCTCCTCAAGGATTCCATCCAACACCTGGTTCCACTCCAAGGCCGCCCATTCTCACCCCACCTCATGCTTTAGCAAGGTCTCTCTCTATTTTTCACTATTACTAGCAGCAGCAGTGGTAGTAGTACCAGTTTCCTCGGAATTATCTTGTGTTAAATTTAAGTTCATGTATGTAGAGGCTAGAGGTTGCTGAATTCTCGGGTTTGAGATCAAGCGCATGCGTCACCTTTGCAACAAACGGCAGAGATGCATCCTTTACTGATGTGTTAGCTGCCCAGTTGTCTACCGAGGTGTGTCATTTGACGAGGCTTAGCTGCTGTGTTCTTACTATTTTAAAAAGGGAAAATTTTTAGTCTTGCTCTATATAGTTGTGCAAATAATTCTGTCGTATACAAAGAATTTATTGACTTGTTCATTTGATCCTGAAAATAATTGATGCATGTCATTGATTTGATACTTGTAATTACCaaaatgatttcttgaaatccttaccTTATGCTTAGTTCCACTTTACCTGAAAAACCAATAGAATGGAAATTATTTGGAGTTTTTTTCACTTTTTCCTTTTGCAACAGGCTATCCAAAAGTATTTTGATTTGTTCAAATTAGGGTTTATAGGCCTAAATAAACCAATGTTGTCTGATCAGTATAAACATGTAACTCAAATTTTGCGATTAGTTAATGTCCTGTGATCATCATCCATGAGATCCTAAAATATAGAATTATGAATCTACTGAGATTAGTTAATGTCCTGTGATTATGTTTTTCAATTTGTTTCTTTGTGCTTTTTAAGGAATTGTTTTTTCTTTGTGGTTCTTAAGAAATCGTTTGTTTCTTTTATGTTTTCCAGGAATAAGTTAGTTTCTGTAAATCATTTGcggaaaaagagaaggaaaattGGAACCTGTTATTACATGGAACCACGATATTGCTTCCTTTGCATGCATGACCGTGTCAAATGATGCTCATAACCTTGGTTGTAAATTGCTTCAGACCGCTAGAGCTGTTCTCGTCAAGGGAGAGACCGTTGCAAAGCTGAAAGTTGCAATCAATGGCTTTGGAAGGATTGGTCGGAACTTCCTCCGCTGCTGGCACGGCCGAAATGACTCCCCACTCGAAGTCGTGGTTGTCAATGACAGCGGTGGTGTTAAGAATGTACGACATGTCTCATCGTCTTTTCCTGTACTGTAATGTCTCATTATTACTGATCTAAAGTCTGCAGCAACATAGTTATTTATACTATATTAATGGTTAATAAGAGTATGTTACATGATCTTTTCATGCAGGCATCGCATCTTCTCAAATATGACTCCATTCTTGGGACCTTTAAAGCTGATGTGAAGATTGTAGACAATGAAACAATCAGTGTAGACGGAAAGCCTATCAAGGTCGTCTCCAATCGTGACCCTCTGCAGTTGCCATGGGCTGCACTAGGAATAGACATTGTTATCGAGGTATATTTTTCAGAGTTTTATTGTTGCAATACATTTTTTCTAGAGATTCCAAGGTTATTAACTTGTTAGTTCACCAGAACAGGGGACAGGAGTCTTTGTTGATGGCCCAGGAGCTGGAAAACATATACAGGCCGGTGCTAAGAAGGTTATCATCACGGCACCAGCGAAAGGAGCTGATATCCCAACATATGTGGTTGGTGTAAATGAAGGCGACTATACCCATGAGGTGTCAAATATAGTAAGGTATGCGGTCTGTTCTGCTCTCTTGCTGTTCCTAACAAACACAATAAATTTTTCTTTCATAATTCCTCCatatatatcatgcatgaattttATCGGTTATTTTCCTACTTACAGCAATGCATCTTGCACGACAAATTGCCTAGCTCCTTTTGTGAAGGTCATGGATGAAGAGTTTGGTAACCATTGCTTGTGTTTGCTTTGAAACCGTCTTTCTGGTTATCTTCATTAACAAAGAAGATATAAGCgcaatataataatacttgtaatTTCTTGTTTTTGCATTTTTTGAAGGCATTGTGAAGGGAACCATGACAACAACTCATTCTTACACGGGCGACCAGGTTTGCTTTCTTTATACATATATAATCAACAGAAATCAATCATTTATGCAAAATCCGGATACTAAAATCTAGTAACATATTACTAGATAAATTTCATGGCTTGCTCAACTTGGATGCTTCAGAATATATCTTTTCTCATGACTAGATCATCTCAAGATTCTGAATTAAAAATGTATGTTTATGTAGGAAAAAATTAAGATCAGAAAGATGAAACAAAGCAACATATATGAATGATACCAAGCTACCTGGTTAGGCTTTTGAATTCTTAAGGAGAAAACTTGGCTTATGATAACAGACAGAAGATAAATGAAATTTGGTATGACATGACTCAAAACTCAACTTGTTCCTTGGTAATGTTATATGACAAATGCAGTAGTCATCATGTGAACCACAATTTACAGTCTTCCATTCTTACAACTTTTGTCATCGTTTTTGTTGCATGCTTCATGTAATCTGTTGCCTCCCTCTAGTCCTTGGCCAGTAtccatttttgttttcttgttgatACTCACCCTCTCGAGCTATTATGCTCTTCTCTTCACCTATTGTCAGTTTCTCCTGAATTCAAGATCGATGCAGATGCAGAGTTCTTTTGTTTAACCCAGTGGAGCTTAAGTTTCTTGTTAGGTGTTCTACCATGGGTCCTTTTAGCAGCTTGAACAGAGTCTCGATCTTCACTATTTCCTTTGGGACATTAAATATTTCCAAGACTATTTCTACTGCAACCGTAGAGTTAATGGCATAACAAGTTATAAAACCTTTTGCATGTAATAGCAACAAAAGTGTTCATTCCATGAAAGTGTGAATTTGTACAGCTTAACTGTTTATTCACGGATCGATCGGGTGGAATACTATTACATGCATGCTAATATTTTATTGTCACCACAGAGGTTGTTGGATGCATCGCACCGTGACTTGAGACGTGCAAGAGCTGCAGCACTTAACATCGTCCCGACGAGCACCGGAGCAGCAAAAGCTGTATCACTGGTGCTGCCTCAACTGAAAGGAAAGTTAAATGGGATTGCTCTCCGAGTGCCAACACCCAATGTCTCAGTTGTGGACTTGGTCGTGAATGTGGAGAAGAAAGGAATGACAGCTGAAGACGTTAACAATGCATTCAGGAAGGCTGCTAATGGACCATTGAAGGGTGTCTTGGCAGTGTGTGATGTTCCTTTAGTGTCTGTGGACTTCCGATGCTCTGACGTCTCTTCCACTATCGATTCCTCACTGACTATGGTTATGGGTGATGATATGGTCAAGGTGGTCGCTTGGTATGACAACGAATGGGGATACAGGTGAGAATTAAAATTGCTGTTTGGAATAGCTCATTTGACACTACTTCTGTTTGGCCGTAACCATATCTTAGAATTAGGCAAAAACTCGAGCATTATGGATGAAATGTTGGAAAGAACTCGAGTGACACTGGAAAACATTCTCATCGATTATGATTCGAAGCGCACTGATTCTTTTCCATCTTTTTTGCGCAGCCAACGGGTTGTTGATTTGGCACATCTAGTGGCGAGCAAGTGGCCCGGCATTCCTGCACAAGGAAGTGGAGATCCTCTGGAAGACTTCTGCCAGACGAACCCAGAGACCAAGGAATGCAAAGTTTATGAATTTTGATGGGCATTACGATTCTTACAAGCATATGATTGCCTTGGGGCTGTCTGTGGTTGATCTGTTTTTGCCCAAACAAGTATTCTTATTGTCTGACAATCCAAATGATATATTCAAAATAATTGAATGATCCGAGCAAATTTAGATGTTTTTGATCCTTTCAACCCCATACTGTTTGATGCTTGTTCTCTATGTGCGTTTTGGTTAGATGACAGTGTTCTTTGCGTGCTTCTATACGGCTCGTTCTGCTAAATTAGCTCAATGGATTCATGATAATGTACTGGGAAAATAAAGTTGCTCAAAATTAATATATAAGTCAACTTCTTGAATGTGCTACTAATCCCAAAAATTATCAAGTTTATAGGAGTTTATGAACCAAGGATTGGTGGaaattgtataaatatatatatatacatttgaatTAAGCATTAGGAGTCTTATTtgaaatccaaaatcatgataTGCTTTAATGCCATAAATTGTGAAGATCCTTCGTAACATACTTCataatctaataataataatcatcatcatcatcatcgtcattgaTTTAtctatcattctctctctctctctctctctctctctctctctccacaatgTGGTCTGTGTTCAGGCCCGACGTGGAGCAAGGCTTCCCTGCTGAGGCGAGCTTGGAGGACCAGCTCGCCTCTTGTGACGCGGAGTGCCGCAGTCCCGGAGAACAGCTCGTCGCCACCGGCAAGACTATGCAACGGACGCGAAGCAGTCCGTCTTGGAAATGGGttcgtcttctagtatttgttcatatacaaaggttatttctGTTTATATCCCCCATTAAAACGCAGGTACGTACCAGACAAGCCCTATCTCGTTCCTTCGATTGCAACCACGAATccaattcttttttttctttggttcTCTTTCTTGCTTCTTTCTCTGTTG from Musa acuminata AAA Group cultivar baxijiao chromosome BXJ2-11, Cavendish_Baxijiao_AAA, whole genome shotgun sequence encodes:
- the LOC135626172 gene encoding glyceraldehyde-3-phosphate dehydrogenase B, chloroplastic, whose translation is MASHAALASSRIPSNTWFHSKAAHSHPTSCFSKRLEVAEFSGLRSSACVTFATNGRDASFTDVLAAQLSTETARAVLVKGETVAKLKVAINGFGRIGRNFLRCWHGRNDSPLEVVVVNDSGGVKNASHLLKYDSILGTFKADVKIVDNETISVDGKPIKVVSNRDPLQLPWAALGIDIVIEGTGVFVDGPGAGKHIQAGAKKVIITAPAKGADIPTYVVGVNEGDYTHEVSNIVSNASCTTNCLAPFVKVMDEEFGIVKGTMTTTHSYTGDQRLLDASHRDLRRARAAALNIVPTSTGAAKAVSLVLPQLKGKLNGIALRVPTPNVSVVDLVVNVEKKGMTAEDVNNAFRKAANGPLKGVLAVCDVPLVSVDFRCSDVSSTIDSSLTMVMGDDMVKVVAWYDNEWGYSQRVVDLAHLVASKWPGIPAQGSGDPLEDFCQTNPETKECKVYEF